One window from the genome of Candidatus Omnitrophota bacterium encodes:
- a CDS encoding patatin-like phospholipase family protein — translation METVNKDYIFQEIPLFLGLSRIELDIIKEKSSFVEYRKGELIYKEGSPPDAFYCIILGRVVIYTQDTQGNETALEYLHRGKYFGIISLLTGEPHSVTARAINDSLLLVIKKEDFDFVLKKIPRLAIDLSQTLSRRLKRKDIHQKTVFESAIIAVFSSYSQAGKTVYALNLALSLQKETHKSAAILDICLKDNTHSLPAKLEINTNYPVFSLSGSTADAPDKIKDFVLHNNFGMDLICFSYEQEDASCVKNLIAVLTLLVNDYHYLILDLPSAMDRAVFDMLHQSDVINILTSPEPVDLKRTRHLIERLKADFHFPEKKIKVIINEYKLSRLTHEGQRELLGQPIFATLPKIEFSSTDRLVLTGPDSEYAKAVKRIARQMGDCLVGLALGVGFAYGFCHIGVLKVIEEEKIPVDAIAGSSIGAVIAALWATGKSSGEILQITKEFKEPKYIWSFIDLTLPLMGFIKGNKLYNFLKKHLGNKTFYDVKLPLMIIASDVKKKESRIIDKGLLIDAIMASCAMPGVFKPFKFKEEILFDGGVINPLPTEALFKTGMKKIIAVNVTPSKEDILSQYEKVKEAIDIKEIKKKKWFGLGSYIRDKFKDNIVGIIFSSIEMLQSEVAQKEAQLADIVLHPDTGGLHWLQLHKSEDFAKRGEDETRKNLDKIWQVINE, via the coding sequence ATGGAGACCGTAAATAAAGACTACATCTTCCAGGAGATTCCTTTATTTTTAGGCTTATCCCGAATAGAATTAGATATTATTAAGGAAAAAAGCAGTTTCGTAGAATACAGGAAGGGAGAGCTTATTTATAAAGAGGGTTCGCCTCCGGATGCCTTTTATTGCATTATTCTAGGCAGGGTAGTCATCTATACCCAGGACACCCAGGGCAACGAAACAGCCCTGGAGTATCTGCACCGCGGAAAATATTTCGGGATTATCTCGCTTTTGACAGGCGAGCCCCATTCCGTTACTGCCAGGGCCATAAATGACAGCCTGCTTCTGGTGATTAAGAAAGAAGACTTCGATTTTGTTTTGAAGAAGATCCCGCGCCTGGCTATTGATTTAAGCCAGACCTTATCCCGCAGGCTCAAACGCAAGGACATCCACCAGAAGACGGTTTTTGAAAGCGCTATTATTGCCGTATTCAGCTCTTATTCGCAGGCCGGTAAGACTGTATATGCGCTGAATCTGGCTTTAAGCCTTCAAAAGGAAACGCATAAGTCTGCGGCCATATTGGATATATGCCTTAAGGATAATACCCACAGCCTGCCCGCAAAATTAGAAATTAATACCAACTATCCTGTTTTTAGTCTCTCTGGCTCTACGGCAGATGCCCCTGATAAGATAAAAGATTTCGTTTTACATAATAACTTCGGCATGGATTTAATCTGTTTTTCTTACGAACAGGAAGATGCCTCTTGCGTGAAAAACCTGATCGCTGTTTTAACCCTTTTAGTGAACGATTATCACTACCTGATTTTAGACTTACCTTCGGCCATGGACCGCGCGGTCTTTGATATGCTGCATCAGTCAGACGTGATTAATATCCTTACCAGCCCTGAGCCTGTGGATTTAAAGAGGACGCGCCATTTGATAGAAAGGCTTAAAGCAGACTTTCATTTCCCCGAGAAAAAGATAAAAGTCATCATTAATGAATATAAACTCTCCAGGCTTACGCATGAAGGGCAAAGAGAACTTTTGGGTCAGCCGATATTCGCTACCCTGCCTAAGATAGAATTTTCCAGCACTGACAGGCTGGTATTGACGGGCCCGGATAGCGAATACGCCAAAGCTGTAAAAAGAATCGCGCGCCAGATGGGGGATTGTTTGGTAGGCCTGGCATTAGGCGTGGGCTTTGCTTATGGTTTTTGCCATATCGGGGTCTTGAAGGTAATTGAGGAGGAGAAGATACCCGTAGATGCGATCGCCGGCTCCAGTATCGGCGCGGTTATCGCTGCCCTTTGGGCGACAGGTAAGTCATCTGGCGAGATACTCCAGATAACCAAAGAATTCAAAGAGCCCAAATACATCTGGAGTTTTATAGACCTGACCCTGCCGCTAATGGGCTTTATTAAAGGCAATAAACTCTATAATTTCCTGAAGAAACACTTAGGAAATAAGACTTTTTATGATGTCAAGCTGCCATTGATGATTATCGCCAGCGATGTAAAAAAGAAAGAATCCCGGATTATAGATAAAGGTTTGCTGATAGACGCGATTATGGCCAGCTGTGCCATGCCCGGCGTATTCAAGCCCTTTAAATTTAAAGAGGAAATATTGTTTGACGGAGGAGTGATCAATCCTTTGCCTACGGAGGCATTATTTAAAACAGGCATGAAAAAGATTATTGCCGTGAATGTCACGCCCTCTAAAGAGGATATACTCAGCCAATACGAAAAAGTAAAGGAAGCCATTGATATAAAGGAGATAAAAAAGAAGAAGTGGTTCGGTTTAGGCAGCTATATTAGGGATAAGTTCAAAGATAATATAGTCGGCATCATATTCAGCAGTATCGAGATGCTGCAGTCGGAAGTGGCGCAAAAAGAGGCGCAGCTGGCGGATATCGTGCTTCATCCGGATACCGGCGGCCTGCATTGGCTACAACTGCATAAGTCAGAAGATTTTGCCAAAAGAGGAGAGGATGAAACGCGTAAGAACCTAGATAAAATCTGGCAGGTCATTAATGAATAA
- a CDS encoding NAD(P)H-hydrate epimerase gives MVKNSKLLTARQSKDIDIKAREVFGISTLVLMENAGRGVSEEAIKLLRRKEKKVAIFCGKGNNGGDGFVTARHLLTQGIKPDIYLAGSIAEVENEARPNLEILLKLKQRVLEISEENLHLVKNKISGYNLIIDALLGVGLAGEVRGIYRDLIGIINISNAHILSVDIPSGLDATTGRVLGCCVKADTTVTFVAKKRGMLVGDGPKYCGRIVVKDLGIPI, from the coding sequence ATGGTAAAAAATTCTAAATTGCTCACTGCAAGGCAATCAAAAGATATCGATATAAAGGCGCGTGAAGTTTTCGGTATTTCTACTCTCGTCTTAATGGAGAATGCCGGGAGAGGGGTTTCTGAGGAAGCAATAAAACTACTGCGCCGCAAGGAAAAGAAGGTGGCGATATTTTGCGGTAAGGGCAATAATGGCGGCGATGGGTTTGTAACAGCGAGGCATCTTTTAACGCAGGGGATAAAACCCGATATTTATTTAGCCGGCAGTATCGCTGAAGTAGAAAATGAGGCGAGGCCGAACCTGGAGATTTTGTTAAAATTAAAACAGAGGGTGCTGGAAATTAGTGAGGAAAATTTGCATTTAGTAAAAAATAAGATTTCCGGATATAATCTGATTATTGATGCGCTTTTGGGAGTGGGTTTAGCGGGCGAAGTAAGGGGTATTTATCGGGACTTAATCGGCATCATCAATATCTCCAATGCCCATATCTTATCCGTGGATATACCTTCGGGTTTGGATGCTACAACAGGAAGGGTATTGGGTTGTTGTGTAAAAGCTGATACAACCGTGACCTTTGTGGCTAAGAAGCGCGGTATGCTTGTTGGCGATGGGCCGAAGTATTGCGGTAGAATCGTAGTCAAGGACTTAGGGATACCGATATAG